In one window of Streptomyces roseofulvus DNA:
- a CDS encoding C40 family peptidase, producing MASHRRPKQPSRTRVTVLTATAAAAVALSAQTGAQAAPKPKIDEVKSKVDKLYHEAEEATEQHSLAEERRGKLQKEIGQIQDRVARGQQELNTLRDQIGSVASAQYRSGGIDPALQLFLSSNPDDYLDKASAIGRVTDQQADVLATIQDKQRALAQERAEATAKLADLEDVRKTLGEKKKKIQGKLAEARKLLNTLTAEERARIQQQERAEAERASRAAAPRLDLGNEAPASGLGAAALSAAATQLGKPYVSGAEGPNAYDCSGLTMWAYRQAGATLTRTTYTQQNDGVKIGRSQLRPGDLVFFNGLSHVGLYAGNNTILHAPKPGAVVRYESMNYMGTFQFGVRIGG from the coding sequence GTGGCGTCCCACCGTCGACCCAAGCAGCCGAGCCGCACCCGTGTGACCGTGCTCACCGCGACCGCGGCCGCCGCCGTCGCGCTCTCCGCCCAGACCGGAGCCCAGGCGGCCCCCAAGCCGAAGATCGACGAGGTCAAGTCGAAGGTCGACAAGCTCTACCACGAGGCCGAGGAGGCCACGGAGCAGCACAGCCTGGCCGAGGAGCGCCGCGGCAAGCTGCAGAAGGAGATCGGCCAGATCCAGGACCGGGTGGCGCGTGGTCAGCAGGAGCTGAACACCCTCCGGGACCAGATCGGTTCGGTCGCCAGCGCCCAGTACCGCTCCGGCGGCATCGACCCGGCGCTCCAGCTCTTCCTCTCCTCGAACCCGGACGACTACCTCGACAAGGCGTCCGCGATCGGCCGGGTCACCGACCAGCAGGCCGACGTTCTCGCCACCATCCAGGACAAGCAGCGCGCCCTCGCCCAGGAGCGTGCCGAGGCGACCGCGAAGCTCGCCGACCTGGAGGACGTGCGCAAGACCCTCGGCGAGAAGAAGAAGAAGATCCAGGGCAAGCTCGCGGAGGCCCGCAAGCTGCTCAACACGCTCACCGCCGAGGAGCGCGCCCGCATCCAGCAGCAGGAGCGGGCCGAGGCCGAGCGCGCCTCCCGCGCCGCCGCCCCCCGCCTCGACCTCGGCAACGAGGCCCCGGCCAGCGGCCTCGGCGCCGCCGCCCTCTCCGCCGCCGCCACCCAGCTCGGCAAGCCGTACGTCTCCGGCGCCGAGGGCCCCAACGCGTACGACTGCTCCGGTCTGACCATGTGGGCCTACCGCCAGGCCGGCGCCACGCTGACCCGCACCACGTACACCCAGCAGAACGACGGCGTGAAGATCGGCCGCAGCCAGCTCCGCCCGGGCGACCTGGTCTTCTTCAACGGCCTGTCGCACGTGGGCCTGTACGCGGGCAACAACACGATCCTGCACGCCCCGAAGCCGGGCGCCGTGGTCCGCTACGAGTCGATGAACTACATGGGAACGTTCCAGTTCGGCGTCCGCATCGGCGGCTGA